From Methanococcus maripaludis, one genomic window encodes:
- the rpl37A gene encoding 50S ribosomal protein L37Ae encodes MVEFSHTKKIGSAGRFGSRYGRKIRVRLRDVEIKQKKEYKCPVCAFPKLKRVGTSIWVCDKCGAKIAGGAYTPETGAGKVVTKAIRRVIESKSREI; translated from the coding sequence ATGGTAGAATTTAGCCACACTAAAAAAATTGGTTCAGCAGGAAGATTTGGATCAAGATACGGTAGAAAAATCAGAGTAAGATTAAGAGACGTTGAAATTAAACAGAAAAAAGAATACAAATGTCCTGTTTGTGCATTCCCTAAATTAAAAAGAGTAGGAACCTCAATCTGGGTATGTGACAAATGCGGTGCAAAAATTGCTGGTGGAGCATACACCCCAGAAACTGGTGCTGGTAAAGTTGTTACAAAAGCTATCAGAAGAGTTATCGAAAGTAAAAGTAGAGAAATCTAA
- a CDS encoding DNA-directed RNA polymerase subunit P encodes MAEYRCSNCGKIVTLDEIGLKAKCPHCSNRVLIKLRPKIVKKVQAR; translated from the coding sequence ATGGCAGAGTACAGATGTTCCAACTGTGGAAAAATTGTAACTCTTGATGAAATAGGATTAAAAGCTAAATGTCCTCACTGCAGTAACAGAGTTTTGATAAAATTAAGGCCTAAAATAGTTAAAAAAGTTCAGGCAAGATAA